The nucleotide sequence AATCAGCGCCTTACCATGGTTAGGTACAGCAAGATGCGCTGTGTACCCTGTCTTTAGTGCTAGACGTTGTATATGAGGAATAGCAAAGTGCTGTAGCCTGTCTGAATGAATGACCTGCAACCCCAATTGTAAAAGGCTAGCACCACTAAAATAGAGCTTGCCCCGTTTCTCGAGCAGGTTTTCTGCGAGCAGGGTTTTGAGTAAACGGAACACTGTAGTCCTTGGAAGAGATAATGCCTCTTCTAAGGCCTGCATGCTCAATCCTTGCTCTTTGGTTGCCATTAACCGCAATATTTCACAGGCATGAACAACGCTGGGTATTGTGTAGCGCTCTGTCGTCATGATGATGATACTCTTTCATTGCATGAGGCATTCAACACCTCATTCTCTTCGTTACTAACGCGCCAAGAAGCCGCCATCAACGGCGAGAATGTGGCCATTAACGTAGGCACTAGCATCGCTCGCTAAAAACACAGCAGCACCTTGCAAATCTTCGGCCTCTCCCCATCGATTTGCAGGAATGCGTTTTAATATTTCACTGCTGCGCTCATTATCATCTTGTAGAGCTTGAGTGTTATCGGTGCGAATATAGCCTGGTGCGATCGCATTTACTTGAACGTTGTGCTGCCCCCATTCATTCGCCAATGCCTTTGTCAGACCCGCGATAGCATGCTTACTCGCGGTATAAGCGGGGACAGTGATGCCGCCGCTATAACTTAGCATTGATGCAATATTAATGATTTTTCCGCATTTACGAGCAATCATGGATTTACCAATAACCTGCGATAAAATAAAGGCGGAATCGATATTAACTTGCATTACATTTTTCCATTGCTCTAGCGGAAACTCAGTTGCTGGCGCGCGATAAATCGTGCCGCCATTATTGACTAAAATGTCGATACACCCTGTTATCGCTAATGCCTCTTTGGCAAGTGATTCTGTCGCCGCAGCGTCACTCAAATCTGCACTCAAAGCATATGCATCTTTACCCAATGCTTTTATTTTTTCTACGGTGTCATCACAACCACTCGCTCGGCTACTCGCACAAACAACGGTAGCTCCAGATTGTGCTAACCCTAGGGCAAGTGCCTGTCCAATGCCTCTGCTTGCCCCTGTAACAAGGGCAGTTTTGCCATTCAATTGAAAATTTAAAGCCATTATTCTGTTTTCCCTAATACTGAATTACGATTTTTGTCTAGGTCTGCCGACCTAATGTTTCTTTGCTGGCGCGACTTCTGCGGCGTAAACATGAACTGGGCCATGCATATTGGAACGAAAAACCACCCATTTACTATCGGGTGTAAAGGTAACATTGGGCTCTAACCTGTAATCATGATTTTCCATATTCACCAGCTTTTTTGCTTTTAGTACGGCAGGCTTAATTAACGCTGCAGCATCGGGAGCACTGATGCCTGCCACATCACGAACGGGCTCTGACTCAAAAAGGTATATCCACTTACCGTCTTTAGCACGAGCCACCATTTCATTGTCTCCGCCATCGCCAGCGAACATTGTACCGTTGGGCGCAATATTAAAATGAACAGACCACCAATCCCGCGGCAAGTGACGCCACACGCGCTCATTAGTTTTTATATCGATACTTGCCAGCCAAAACACTTCACCTCGTGGTGTTTGCAAGTCATAAAAAATTCGTTCTCCACTGGCATCAAAAAACTCATGCCCTGCTATTTCCATATTCATTGTGCGTGTGTGCATCTTTTTACGCTCACTACCATCTAAATTCATGGTCCATATACGATCAACTTTGTGCCACGGCCCTTCGTGACAAAACATGATTTTGTTCGGATCAGTAGGAGAAAACTGAATGTGATTTAGCCAGTCGGTGGCTTCATAAATCGTGCTTTGCTTCGCGGTTTGAATATCTACCACAAACATCTGCATGGGAATTCTTGCTTCTAATCGCTCGTTAATCCTCACCTCTTTAGCCTCTGCAAACGTTAGCGGTTTACCATCTTCTCCAACGGCTTCATAGCGTGCTTCAAACCTTGCATGCCTTGGGCCCGACTCTAATTGGTAGGCGCGCTCTGCAAAAGCTCCAATAAGCAATGTCTCGTCTGTATTTATTGAGTGAATTTTCCCTCTAGGTACAGTAGCAATATGCTGTACCTCACCACTATCAATATTGATAGCCAGTACTGTAGTAGGTTGTTGAAGTTCGTTTTTCGCTACCACCTTCCCGTCGCCAGCGCCGTCAATTTGAGTAACATATACATTGCGACTTTTGGGCCCCATAAATAACAGGCCTACATCGGGGTGTTCATATAGCCGACGAACCTCAAAGGTCTTCAAATCTACGGTTGCGATACCACGTGGGTTATCTACAGAGATAACCATTTTATCCCCCTGGGCACTGTACCCATTTTGATGGAAGTACAAGGAACGGGAGCCTGGCTCTTCAGACAACCGAACAACACGGTGGCCCGTCGTCTCATCTATCCATTCCTTAGGGATGGTATTGGCAACACTTGAGGTGGCGAATAATGCCAAAGTGAGTAGAAGGTAAGAAAACGCGTGATTACTTTTCATTGAATGCATCTCTCACTCCTGGTTTGATAACTGAAGGAGAAAAACGTCCTACGTTATTGCGTCCCCAGAGCTCGTCGTATTTAAAGCCTGAAAGGTCTTCTACTATGTGCTTGTTTTGTTCAGACGTTGGCGAAGTAGCGCCTGTTTTTAAGTGCGCTATTTCAGCCATTAAGACTTCATGGGTCTCTTTACTTAATTTAAAGAACGTAGATACGTAGAAGCCGAGCAATAAAACGATAATGGGCCCAACCGCTAGCATGATCACGATAGTGGAAATTGCTTGATCACTTTGCGCGTCTGCGCCTGAAATAAATCCCCCCATTTCCAGGATGATCCCCACCGACATGACCGCAAGTGCTTGTGTTGCTTTTCGGATAAAGGTCATCACACCAGCAAAACTTCCCTCACGACGCTGTGCAGTAACGATTTGGTCTACATCCGCCATGTAGTTGTACGTGTTCCAAGGAATATAATTAAGTGCTCCCCGGCCAAGACCAGCAATAATGACGCCGACGGCTAACCACAGCAGGTTGAATTCACCACTCATAACGTACATAAGCACCAACGCGACAATAGCGACGATATAAAGTGAGATAGCTACGCGATAGGTAGGCGCAGGACCAAACCTCATGACTAAAGGGATAGCCACTGCCACGGCGGCGAGCTGCGCAATGTAAGTCACTGCCATCATTTCAGATGCGATCACGACAGTACCGCCAATTGCGAATACGACAAAATAGGTGAACACGGCATTAAATACATCTTGGCTAATATAACCACCGAGATACATACCTAGATGTAAACGAAATGCTCGAATCTTCAGCGTAGAAGTGAGATTGGTATACAAGACTTTGAAGGTATCAGCCACGCTGCCTTTACGCTCTTGCGCTAAGGCATCTTCACTCACCCCAGTTTGTTCACGCTCCCATGTAAATAGCCATACAATGAAGACAACCACCATAAACAACGCGGCGAAGATAATTCCCATAATCAGAAAAGTAGATGCTGACTCTTTGCCTCCCACTGAGCTCACAATCCAACTTGGCAGAATCCCCGCTAATATCGCGGACATTTGCCCTGTAAGGATTCTTGCGCCAGCAAGCTTCGCTTTTTTCTTGTAGTCATCCGTCATTTCCGCTGCCAATGTCTCATAAGGAATGATGACAGCGGCGTAAATCAATTCGAAAAACACGTACGTCACTAAGTAGTACAAGTAATGTTGACCGCTAACCCACATTAACGCGAAGCTGGGAAGCAAAGGAATAGAGAACAATAAGAAGACTCGGCGGCGACCAAACCTACGTCCCAATCGAGTATTGCCCAATCCATCTGAAATGTGACCGATAAGGGGGCTCGCAACTGCATCTAGTATACGTGCAATGGCAAAAATACTAGCAGCTTCAACCGCAGATAAACCACAAAACGTAGTGTAGAAAAATAAAATCCAACCACTGATAACGGCCATCGACCCCGCACCGAGGATATCGTTTAAACCGTAAGCAATATAATTGACGGGCTTTAGTTCTCGTCTTGTCATTGTTCTATTCCCTTTTCCCGTATGGTTGTTGATTAGATGTAATTATTCATGTATTCAACAAGTGCCAATATGGCCATCGACTGCCCATAAGGCATAGACGTTAATGGAATATCTTTGTAGCCTTGCAGCGTATCGAATACAGGCGTGCCAAAGGAAACTTGCTGTAGCTCACCGGTTTCGTCGATGTGCTCAATCACCGCGTTAATCGCTTTTTCAGCACAAGGGAGATATTCTTTTCCGACATAACCTTTTCTCACCGCTTTCAAAATGCCGTAAGCAAATCCAGCAGCTGCAGATGCTTCTAAGTAAGAGTCAGGATCATCGAGCAAGGTGTGCCATAAGCCATCTTCGTGTTGAGTTTCAACAAGGGCTTTAATTTGAGCTTCTAATGTTTCAATTAAGAAAAGACGTAAACTATCTGTTTCGGGTAAGTCGAGTAACTCGATAAATTCAGGAATTGCTATAGTGACCCAACAATTGCCTCTCGCCCAACGGGCGTCGGCAAAGTTATGACGGCCGTCAAATGTCCACCCGTGGAACCACAAACCCGTTTTGCGATCGGTGAGGTATTTGGTGTGCAACATAAACTGACGCTTTGCTTCTTCAACATAATGAGGTCTGTCT is from Alteromonas australica and encodes:
- the kduD gene encoding 2-dehydro-3-deoxy-D-gluconate 5-dehydrogenase KduD, which gives rise to MALNFQLNGKTALVTGASRGIGQALALGLAQSGATVVCASSRASGCDDTVEKIKALGKDAYALSADLSDAAATESLAKEALAITGCIDILVNNGGTIYRAPATEFPLEQWKNVMQVNIDSAFILSQVIGKSMIARKCGKIINIASMLSYSGGITVPAYTASKHAIAGLTKALANEWGQHNVQVNAIAPGYIRTDNTQALQDDNERSSEILKRIPANRWGEAEDLQGAAVFLASDASAYVNGHILAVDGGFLAR
- a CDS encoding oligogalacturonate lyase family protein, with protein sequence MHSMKSNHAFSYLLLTLALFATSSVANTIPKEWIDETTGHRVVRLSEEPGSRSLYFHQNGYSAQGDKMVISVDNPRGIATVDLKTFEVRRLYEHPDVGLLFMGPKSRNVYVTQIDGAGDGKVVAKNELQQPTTVLAINIDSGEVQHIATVPRGKIHSINTDETLLIGAFAERAYQLESGPRHARFEARYEAVGEDGKPLTFAEAKEVRINERLEARIPMQMFVVDIQTAKQSTIYEATDWLNHIQFSPTDPNKIMFCHEGPWHKVDRIWTMNLDGSERKKMHTRTMNMEIAGHEFFDASGERIFYDLQTPRGEVFWLASIDIKTNERVWRHLPRDWWSVHFNIAPNGTMFAGDGGDNEMVARAKDGKWIYLFESEPVRDVAGISAPDAAALIKPAVLKAKKLVNMENHDYRLEPNVTFTPDSKWVVFRSNMHGPVHVYAAEVAPAKKH
- a CDS encoding MFS transporter → MTRRELKPVNYIAYGLNDILGAGSMAVISGWILFFYTTFCGLSAVEAASIFAIARILDAVASPLIGHISDGLGNTRLGRRFGRRRVFLLFSIPLLPSFALMWVSGQHYLYYLVTYVFFELIYAAVIIPYETLAAEMTDDYKKKAKLAGARILTGQMSAILAGILPSWIVSSVGGKESASTFLIMGIIFAALFMVVVFIVWLFTWEREQTGVSEDALAQERKGSVADTFKVLYTNLTSTLKIRAFRLHLGMYLGGYISQDVFNAVFTYFVVFAIGGTVVIASEMMAVTYIAQLAAVAVAIPLVMRFGPAPTYRVAISLYIVAIVALVLMYVMSGEFNLLWLAVGVIIAGLGRGALNYIPWNTYNYMADVDQIVTAQRREGSFAGVMTFIRKATQALAVMSVGIILEMGGFISGADAQSDQAISTIVIMLAVGPIIVLLLGFYVSTFFKLSKETHEVLMAEIAHLKTGATSPTSEQNKHIVEDLSGFKYDELWGRNNVGRFSPSVIKPGVRDAFNEK
- the bglB gene encoding beta-galactosidase BglB — translated: MPAIVNDIAYSTVRKKIDLLIDNLVNITDETGEFLLKLEDGRVIDTKGWGDWEWTHGIGLYGLLKYWDMTGESKAQAIIEDWFADRFSEGTPTKNVNTMSPFLTLAYMQERTGNRSYLPYLDVWAEWVMRDMPRTEEDGLQHIVFNAENHQHLWDDTLMMSVLPLAKIGLLLDRPHYVEEAKRQFMLHTKYLTDRKTGLWFHGWTFDGRHNFADARWARGNCWVTIAIPEFIELLDLPETDSLRLFLIETLEAQIKALVETQHEDGLWHTLLDDPDSYLEASAAAGFAYGILKAVRKGYVGKEYLPCAEKAINAVIEHIDETGELQQVSFGTPVFDTLQGYKDIPLTSMPYGQSMAILALVEYMNNYI